AACCAAAGCAAACTTTCATATTTACAACCAAGCCTTGCTTTGTACTAAAACTGTTGAGAAATCATTTCTAAAATCATTCATCCAAAAAGTCTAAAACCATACGTACGAACGTCGAATTTCAAGATAAAAGAATATTGTTTGGCTGAGGAGACTAAATATACtagctttttttcttttgaaacacGACTAAATATACTAGCTAtactaaacaataaaataaaaaaacgtaTATATGCTTGTCTTTTtggaaaaagaaagaatatatagtcatttgatcaaaaaaaaaaaaagaatataaggTCTATTTGgacaaaaataaagaatatatttttaattttttagctGGATATTAACAGAAGCAAAattgttaatatttaattaacaaaacaataaaaaatactcACAATAACTTTTCTAGATTTCtcaaaattgtgaaaataaaaatattgatatttaattGAATGTATATTAATCCACACCAAAAAAATTGGTGACTTTTCAAATAGTTGAAATATTCATCTAGTTATGAAGaaattatttctttctttatctACAGATTATTTCCCCTCTTTACTTATGGCAAAAAGATTATTTTCCTACGAAAAAGAAGTTATTTTCCTATTTATAACCAACGAATGGGTGAATTAATTTAGCAAACGAAATCAAcgaatcaaatatttattttgaaagcaaatatttttgatgaaaGACTTACCAAATGGAGAGAGAATCAAGAGCAAGTTCTGGGTTCTCGAGAAGTCCGGCAAGAAGAACCAAGATCTGAAAATACCAAGTCTCAAGGCAAAGCATCACGGCAGAGGCGGCTGAGAGTTTGAAGAAACTCGGTAGCCCCGAGAACGCTTGCACACTGAACCCTCTCCACGTCTCACGACACCGATCACTCGTCACGATATAAACAAACTGAGCCACCACTATAACCCACCACGAGAGGCTGAGCACGAGCGACGCTCCAAGAAGCCCCATCCCAAGCTTGTAAACAGCGAGCCAGCTAAGGAGAAGATGAACGAAGAGAGTGGCTGTTGCAATGTAAGCACTTGGAGCAACAATGCTTTGAGCCTGTAGGAACTTCTGGATCGGGAAGTTCATTGCGTAGGCAAAGATTTGAGGGATGAGACCGTAGACGAAGAGAGACGCGGCGGAAGCTATCTCCGGCGATTCCCCGAGGAAAAGTAGAAAAGGTTTGGAGAAGACGTAGATAAAGGTGAGGAAGACGCCGGTGAGAGTGAGTAATACGGCGGATCTCTGGAGATAAATGCCGAGCATATCGTACTTCCTACCTCCAAACGCTTGTCCACAAAGCGTTTCCACCGCACTCCCCATTCCTAGCTACATATTTTTAGGCTCCAAAGTTATTACAAAACAGTTTAAAGTATGTTGTATAATATTCTTGTAACAATTCTCGtaatttgtaatatataatcagtgttaaaaaaaattccaatccATAACCACATTAAAAGATCAACAGATGATTTAGTTACCATGAGACCGTAGGCGAAGACTTGTATCCCGGTGTTCCCGAGAGAAGCGGCGGCGAGTTCTAGGTTTCCTAGGTGGCCGGAGAAGATTTGAGTAGACATGGACATGAGATAGTTTATCATGTAGACGATGACAGCAGGCGCAGCAAGCTTGAAGAGAAGTTTGGATTCAATCATCGTGGCTTTACGCAGACGGGCAAACAGGGGAGTTTCAACGTCGGATAGGACTCTCTCTAACTCGCTGTTGTTCGACTCCGTCGCCGGAGAAAGCTGAGGCTGGAGAAGTGGTTGGTATGCGCCATCGTTTTGAGACGAGTCCATGAGACTTTGCTCTGCTTAAGTCTAGTGAAGGTCTTTTTGTAGAGGGTGGCAAACTAGCAATTGACTTACGGCTTATATGCACAGTGCACACTCGTGATTCTCgccttgagtttttttttttttttttttttttgagatagATAGAACTCTAGTGCTTGTGGTAAGCCCACGTcaattattttcatttcatatcattttcttatttcggtttttgttttgttttcaaagGACATTCAATTAAGATCATCATTAACAGTTAGAAATCTACTAGGTTCTTAACTAGAtagtttcatatttaaaaaGCATTGAGAAAGTGAAaattagggctgggcaaaaaacccggatccgaagaatcgaaccgaacccaatccgaaaaagtagtaccaaacccgaaccgaaattgattaaatatctgaacgggttcaaattttggtatctagagaaccgaaacc
This region of Brassica napus cultivar Da-Ae chromosome C5, Da-Ae, whole genome shotgun sequence genomic DNA includes:
- the LOC111211170 gene encoding protein DETOXIFICATION 40-like, with the protein product MDSSQNDGAYQPLLQPQLSPATESNNSELERVLSDVETPLFARLRKATMIESKLLFKLAAPAVIVYMINYLMSMSTQIFSGHLGNLELAAASLGNTGIQVFAYGLMLGMGSAVETLCGQAFGGRKYDMLGIYLQRSAVLLTLTGVFLTFIYVFSKPFLLFLGESPEIASAASLFVYGLIPQIFAYAMNFPIQKFLQAQSIVAPSAYIATATLFVHLLLSWLAVYKLGMGLLGASLVLSLSWWVIVVAQFVYIVTSDRCRETWRGFSVQAFSGLPSFFKLSAASAVMLCLETWYFQILVLLAGLLENPELALDSLSICMTISGWVFMISVGFNAAISVRVSNELGAGNPKSAAFSVIIVNIYSLITCVILAIIIIVCRDYLSYAFTEGEKVSAAVSDLCPLLAVTLILNGIQPVLSGVAVGCGWQMFVAKVNVGCYYIIGIPLGALFGFYFKYDAKGIWTGMICGTLIQTVILAWVTFRTDWTKEVEEASRRLDIWSNKKAEVISK